DNA sequence from the uncultured Campylobacter sp. genome:
GCAACAGCGATATGGTAAAAGATATCGACTTGGACTTGATCGTAGAAAACCCGTATCAGCCGCGTAAAAATTTTGACGAGACCGCGCTAAGGGAGCTTAGCGAAAGTATCAAAAGGCACGGGCTCATTCAGCCTATCATCGTCATAGAAAAAGACGGCGGATATATGCTGATCGCGGGCGAGAGGAGATTTCGCGCAACTAAACTGCTTGGCGAAAGCAAGATAAAGGCCATAGTTGCAGATATCGAGAGTCAAAGCCTGCGCGAGCTAGCGCTCATAGAAAATATCCAAAGAGAGGATTTAAATCCGATCGAGCTTGCAAATTCTTATAAAGAGCTTATAGACGAATATAAAATCACGCAGGACGGACTCGCAAACATCATCCATAAAAGCAGGGTTCAGATAACGAACACTATGAGACTTTTGAGCCTTAGCGCCGCGACGCAAGAGTATATAAAAGAAGGCAAACTAACGCAAGGGCACGCTAAAGTCATCGTAGGTCTTGAGCCAAACGACGAAAAAACGGCGGTCGATACCATCATCGGGCAGCGTCTTAGCGTGCGCGAGACGGAAAATTTGGTAAAAAATTTAAAAAATAAATTGCCGCCTAAAACAGCGCTTAAGTTAGATGAAAG
Encoded proteins:
- a CDS encoding ParB/RepB/Spo0J family partition protein, coding for MAKKGGLGRGLEAILGDVELAYKAELNEGNSDMVKDIDLDLIVENPYQPRKNFDETALRELSESIKRHGLIQPIIVIEKDGGYMLIAGERRFRATKLLGESKIKAIVADIESQSLRELALIENIQREDLNPIELANSYKELIDEYKITQDGLANIIHKSRVQITNTMRLLSLSAATQEYIKEGKLTQGHAKVIVGLEPNDEKTAVDTIIGQRLSVRETENLVKNLKNKLPPKTALKLDERYLERLANLKEIFSKFDVPVKIKGKKITIEFDDIADIDRLINKIK